GCAGCGGCGCGTCGGCCGGCGCGGCGGACAGCTCGAAGCCGAACACCGAACCGCGCCCCGGTGCCGAACGCAGCGACACCTCGATGCCGAGCTGCCCCGCGAGCCGCCGCACGATCGCGAGCCCCAGGCCATGGCCGCGCTGCAGGTTGCGTTCGGCATTGCCGACCTGCTCGAAGTCGCCGAACACCCGCTCCTGCGCCTCGGCCGCAATGCCGATGCCGCTGTCGCGCACCTCGACGCGCCAGGCCCGATGGCCGTTGCGCCGGCGCGCGCGCACCGCCAGCAGCACCCGCCCGCGTGGCGTGAACTTGACGGCGTTGTCCACCAGGTTGGCCAGCACGCGGCGCAGCGAGACGGCATCGGCCCAGGCCACCGCATCGGCCGGGCAGCGCACCCGCACGCGGGCTCCGCCGGCCTGGCGTGCGAGTTCGTGCAGCAGCGGGGCCAGCGGCACCGCCACCGGGTGCAGCGGATCGACCGCGGCTTCGATGCGGCCGATCTCGAGCAGCTGGTTGGTCAGGCCCTCCAGCGCCTGCTGCGCGCGCGCGAGCGAAGCCACCGTGTGCTGCACCGCCGGTGCTTCGGCGCCGCCTTGCAGCTGCTGGCGCAGCACTTCGGCCTGCAGGCCGATGGCCATCACCGGCTGGCGCAGGTCGTGGTTGGCCGCCGAGAAGAAGCGCAGCCGCTCGGCCTGGGCCTGCTCGGAGGCGCGCAGCCCGGCCAGCGCCTGCTCGCGCAGGCGGCGCTCGTTGAGGCGCAGCCCGATGTTCTCTTCGAGCTGGCGCGAGCGCTCGGCCACCAGCTTCCACATCATCGCGATCAGGCCGATGCCGATGACCGACACGGCCATCATCGTGGGCGCGCCGAGCCACAGCCCGGTGACGATCACGGGCGCCAGCAGCAGGGTGATCGCCAGCTGCGTGGCCGGCGTGTAGAACGAAACCGAGAACGCCGAAGACAGGGTCATGCCCATCAGCATCAGGGCGAGCAGCAGCTGCTGGTCCGCATGGCCGGTGTTGAACAGCAGCACCCCGGCCAGGCCGTGGGCCAGCTCCCAGATGCCGGTGCGCACCGTGTGCAGGCGCTGCGCCTGGCGCAGGCTCGCGGGCGTGAAGGGCTCGGGCAGGCGCTCGGGAAAGAAGCCGC
The Variovorax sp. OAS795 genome window above contains:
- a CDS encoding ATP-binding protein, coding for MNSTTAPMVAPAAPGDDRFAIECEVLRLSVRPIGPVLLVQYLLNCGVAALFAWQYSLPHALAWIALITGVTVMRGFFPERLPEPFTPASLRQAQRLHTVRTGIWELAHGLAGVLLFNTGHADQQLLLALMLMGMTLSSAFSVSFYTPATQLAITLLLAPVIVTGLWLGAPTMMAVSVIGIGLIAMMWKLVAERSRQLEENIGLRLNERRLREQALAGLRASEQAQAERLRFFSAANHDLRQPVMAIGLQAEVLRQQLQGGAEAPAVQHTVASLARAQQALEGLTNQLLEIGRIEAAVDPLHPVAVPLAPLLHELARQAGGARVRVRCPADAVAWADAVSLRRVLANLVDNAVKFTPRGRVLLAVRARRRNGHRAWRVEVRDSGIGIAAEAQERVFGDFEQVGNAERNLQRGHGLGLAIVRRLAGQLGIEVSLRSAPGRGSVFGFELSAAPADAPLPRASGRPPQPFAQAAVALDPGLAVLVVEDNAVVAESLGALLRQWQLSPRIYGSAAEALALADLDALDVALCDIRLPGRLDGIALAERLQRQKPSLTIALISADIGEATWRLALERGWHALRKPVQPAELHAVLLQARQPSAVR